In one Nicotiana tomentosiformis chromosome 6, ASM39032v3, whole genome shotgun sequence genomic region, the following are encoded:
- the LOC104112534 gene encoding uncharacterized protein, protein MAKEKKKKLEHQNPSKPADEEAEQEGKNDTQYSRHQEIDKVKSDKKKKKKEKQLAVTIETIAENPNKTSPIVGYFSSGYDPLRNNNNSAQLYRNVKRNNRLQLVVSPNGAQVDFVGTNYSGEATSAQLCTYSLGVLDKETQTLKIVPIAANKIIRLEPRVRGSDVPENEDPDTVKQELTAEERNDKMRELTQMYSSKKSIRQARKLDSLRQQEDTGNQEEFDRNIAGAINKEALEVAITTDNARNIPPHDLAATVPQLAYPLNRIILEGEWDYLLDVLKLTEAGAEMKPDLYPSFVCNRSYKLEHIQNEEEKRRLAGILSYITHLVKFKDKHSMDGVSSAKHHKIPGMLFQKFSSMFAVPDSKRLPEEKKSLLINYVLVLTLFVDDFRSDLSDIAKDLRMNIGTLRPHYEYLGCKLVREKHVLLATLPVPLKFQTVRRKRRR, encoded by the exons ATGgctaaagaaaagaagaagaagctaGAGCACCAAAACCCTAGCAAACCCGCCGATGAAGAAGCAGAACAAGAAGGCAAAAATGATACACAATACTCCCGACATCAAGAAATTGACAAAGTAAAATccgataagaagaagaaaaagaaagagaagcaGCTTGCCGTGACAATTGAAACCATTGCTGAAAACCCTAATAAAACATCTCCGATTGTTGGTTACTTCTCGTCAGGTTATGACCcgttaaggaacaacaacaacagcgCTCAGTTATATAGGAATGTGAAAAGGAACAACCGGTTACAGCTTGTGGTCAGCCCCAATGGGGCGCAGGTGGATTTTGTAGGGACCAATTATTCCGGTGAGGCAACGTCCGCTCAGTTATGCACTTACTCGCTTGGGGTGCTGGATAAGGAAACCCAAACTCTTAAGATTGTACCTATTGCTGCTAATAAG ATAATTAGGTTGGAACCTAGAGTTAGAGGGTCGGATGTACCGGAAAATGAAGATCCAGATACGGTCAAGCAAGAACTCACTGCAGAAGAGAGGAATGACAAAATGAGAGAATTAACTCAAATGTACTCATCAAAGAAATCTATAAGACAG GCTAGGAAGCTTGATTCCCTACGTCAACAAGAAGATACTGGAAATCAAGAGGAATTTGACAGGAATATAGCCGGGGCAATAAACAAAGAGGCTCTTGAAGTAGCCATTACCACAGATAATGCTCGAAATATACCACCACATGATCTGGCAGCCACGGTGCCACAGTTGGCATATCCACTGAACAGGATTATTCTCGAAGGAGAGTGGGATTATCTTTTGGATGTTTTGAAGCTCACAGAAGCTGGAGCAGAAATGAAACCTGATCTTTACCCAAGCTTTGTTTGCAACAGATCCTACAAATTGGAACATATACAG AATGAAGAGGAGAAGAGAAGGCTGGCAGGCATATTATCATACATTACGCATCTTGTTAAGTTCAAGGATAAACATTCTATGGATGGTGTATCATCTGCAAAGCATCACAAGATTCCTGGCATGTTGTTCCAGAAGTTCTCTTCAATGTTTGCTGTTCCAGATTCAAAAAGGCTTCCGGAAGAAAAAAAAAGTCTTCTTATCAACTACGTGTTGGTGCTTACTCTCTTCGTTGATGATTTTCGTAGCGATTTATCTGATATAGCCAAAGATTTGAGAATGAATATTGGAACATTGCGGCCTCACTATGAGTACTTAGGTTGCAAGCTTGTTCGTGAGAAACATGTATTATTGGCTACACTTCCCGTTCCACTGAAATTTCAAACTGTGAGGAGGAAGCGAAGAAGGTAG